One segment of Purpureocillium takamizusanense chromosome 7, complete sequence DNA contains the following:
- a CDS encoding uncharacterized protein (COG:S~EggNog:ENOG503NY7S), whose protein sequence is MSHLASLPPEILHHILKWLSPEELLLLRRVSRLFYAYIKGNWSLHRDVYTRNFDTPPQADLEWENELQDLVKLAAVCRRGDFQDKAHHLVFVSSAVNRLLKHASSQGHTAENSYTHCASRNADFVAGLFEDRTNREAFLQRSSLFARVRSAHRDAGSEPCGETSHAEERQLSAKLHCLYGKPILNVGRLRSTRTYPFAVSKVYDLREYTPLTKWGPFMEDMDTRVDWEKVEAIMVALGYNISARRVTKFFSDTWDSPFSGSWPKSFMPSPKAELRSLDAEDPYGVTGTWFRIVCFLDYNDFFNFNFPVRENAWDGAPRPPLSVGEETRLIVMRTHITSIEPPGPNDSQDLPVVNFVGVSRSLDGSWDDNANSDLRAFASKGKVRLTKEGEVRWTTISIFHGEERWRSEGVQVGGVRSARGVIGNWFDKDYDPHGPAGPTAFWKSSDSEGSVNTEQGLFPNDFVLAYSTGMFSDDSDPEAEMDYEDDEDDEDMDELSDAEPISNELTGLLMDAQLDVADIVQQAEQP, encoded by the exons CCGAGATCCTCCATCATATCCTGAAGTGGCTCAGccccgaggagctgctgctactCCGTCGCGTGTCGCGCCTGTTTTACGCGTACATCAAGGGGAACTGGAGCCTCCACCGTGACGTGTATACGCGGAACTTT GACACGCCACCACAGGCAGATCTCGAATGGGAGAACGAGTTGCAGGACCTGGTGAAGCTTGCGGCCGTatgtcggcgcggcgactTCCAGGACAAG GCTCATCACCTTGTATTCGTTTCATCAGCGGTGAACCGACTCTTGAAGCATGCTTCTTCTCAAGGACACACTGCGGAGAACTCGTACACCCACTGCGCCTCTCGAAACGCCGACTTCGTAGCCGGGCTTTTTGAGGATCGGACAAATCGAGAGGCTTTCTTGCAGCGGTCGTCCCTCTTTGCGCGAGTACGGAGCGCTCACAGAGACGCCGGATCAGAGCCATGTGGCGAGACATCTCACGCTGAGGAGCGGCAGCTGAGCGCCAAGCTCCACTGCTTGTACGGCAAACCTATTCTCAACGTCGGCAGGCTCAGGTCGACGCGCACATACCCTTTTGCCGTATCCAAGGTGTATGACTTGAGAGAATACACACCATTGACAAAATGGGGTCCATTCATGGAGGACATGGATACGCGCGTCGACTGGGAAAAGGTTGAGGCCATCATGGTCGCCCTTGGGTACAACATATCCGCGCGGCGAGTGACCAAGTTCTTTAGCGACACATGGGACAGCCCGTTCTCTGGCTCCTGGCCCAAGAGTTTCATGCCGTCACCAAAGGCGGAACTTCGGTCGCTCGATGCTGAAGACCCATACGGCGTGACTGGTACCTGGTTTCGG ATCGTTTGCTTCCTCGACTACAATGACTTCTTTAACTTCAATTTTCCCGTCCGCGAAAACGCCTGGGATGGCGCCCCCAGGCCGCCTCTGAGCGTAGGGGAAGAGACTCGGCTCATCGTTATGAGAACGCACATAACTAGCATTGAGCCACCTGGACCTAATGACAGTCAGGATTTGCCTGTGGTGAACTTTGTCGGCGTCTCTCGCTCTCTGGACGGCTCCTGGGATGACAATGCCAACTCCGATCTCCGAG CATTCGCATCGAAAGGCAAGGTGCGGCTCACAAAAGAAGGCGAAGTCCGTTGGACGACCATTTCCATATTCCACGGTGAAGAGCGCTGGAGGAGCGAGGGGGTGCAAGTCGGGGGCGTCCGATCGGCGCGAGGCGTGATCGGCAACTGGTTCGACAAAGACTATGATCCGCACGGACCGGCTGGGCCGACGGCTTTTTGGAAGTCTAGCGACTCCGAGGGCTCAGTGAACACGGAGCAAGGCCTATTCCCCAACGACTTTGTTCTGGCATATAGCACCGGCATGTTTTCCGACGACTCAGATCCAGAGGCGGAAATGGACtacgaggacgatgaggacgacgaggatatGGACGAGCTATCAGATGCAGAGCCGATATCGAACGAGCTGACAGGGTTGCTCATGGACGCGCAGCTAGACGTGGCGGACATTGTGCAGCAAGCGGAGCAGCCGTGA
- a CDS encoding uncharacterized protein (COG:S~EggNog:ENOG503NY7S) yields MFTTADLAQDTPPQADLEWENELQDLVKLAAVCRRGDFQDKAHHLVFVSSAVNRLLKHASSQGHTAENSYTHCASRNADFVAGLFEDRTNREAFLQRSSLFARVRSAHRDAGSEPCGETSHAEERQLSAKLHCLYGKPILNVGRLRSTRTYPFAVSKVYDLREYTPLTKWGPFMEDMDTRVDWEKVEAIMVALGYNISARRVTKFFSDTWDSPFSGSWPKSFMPSPKAELRSLDAEDPYGVTGTWFRIVCFLDYNDFFNFNFPVRENAWDGAPRPPLSVGEETRLIVMRTHITSIEPPGPNDSQDLPVVNFVGVSRSLDGSWDDNANSDLRAFASKGKVRLTKEGEVRWTTISIFHGEERWRSEGVQVGGVRSARGVIGNWFDKDYDPHGPAGPTAFWKSSDSEGSVNTEQGLFPNDFVLAYSTGMFSDDSDPEAEMDYEDDEDDEDMDELSDAEPISNELTGLLMDAQLDVADIVQQAEQP; encoded by the exons ATGTTCACGACAGCTGACTTGGCCCAGGACACGCCACCACAGGCAGATCTCGAATGGGAGAACGAGTTGCAGGACCTGGTGAAGCTTGCGGCCGTatgtcggcgcggcgactTCCAGGACAAG GCTCATCACCTTGTATTCGTTTCATCAGCGGTGAACCGACTCTTGAAGCATGCTTCTTCTCAAGGACACACTGCGGAGAACTCGTACACCCACTGCGCCTCTCGAAACGCCGACTTCGTAGCCGGGCTTTTTGAGGATCGGACAAATCGAGAGGCTTTCTTGCAGCGGTCGTCCCTCTTTGCGCGAGTACGGAGCGCTCACAGAGACGCCGGATCAGAGCCATGTGGCGAGACATCTCACGCTGAGGAGCGGCAGCTGAGCGCCAAGCTCCACTGCTTGTACGGCAAACCTATTCTCAACGTCGGCAGGCTCAGGTCGACGCGCACATACCCTTTTGCCGTATCCAAGGTGTATGACTTGAGAGAATACACACCATTGACAAAATGGGGTCCATTCATGGAGGACATGGATACGCGCGTCGACTGGGAAAAGGTTGAGGCCATCATGGTCGCCCTTGGGTACAACATATCCGCGCGGCGAGTGACCAAGTTCTTTAGCGACACATGGGACAGCCCGTTCTCTGGCTCCTGGCCCAAGAGTTTCATGCCGTCACCAAAGGCGGAACTTCGGTCGCTCGATGCTGAAGACCCATACGGCGTGACTGGTACCTGGTTTCGG ATCGTTTGCTTCCTCGACTACAATGACTTCTTTAACTTCAATTTTCCCGTCCGCGAAAACGCCTGGGATGGCGCCCCCAGGCCGCCTCTGAGCGTAGGGGAAGAGACTCGGCTCATCGTTATGAGAACGCACATAACTAGCATTGAGCCACCTGGACCTAATGACAGTCAGGATTTGCCTGTGGTGAACTTTGTCGGCGTCTCTCGCTCTCTGGACGGCTCCTGGGATGACAATGCCAACTCCGATCTCCGAG CATTCGCATCGAAAGGCAAGGTGCGGCTCACAAAAGAAGGCGAAGTCCGTTGGACGACCATTTCCATATTCCACGGTGAAGAGCGCTGGAGGAGCGAGGGGGTGCAAGTCGGGGGCGTCCGATCGGCGCGAGGCGTGATCGGCAACTGGTTCGACAAAGACTATGATCCGCACGGACCGGCTGGGCCGACGGCTTTTTGGAAGTCTAGCGACTCCGAGGGCTCAGTGAACACGGAGCAAGGCCTATTCCCCAACGACTTTGTTCTGGCATATAGCACCGGCATGTTTTCCGACGACTCAGATCCAGAGGCGGAAATGGACtacgaggacgatgaggacgacgaggatatGGACGAGCTATCAGATGCAGAGCCGATATCGAACGAGCTGACAGGGTTGCTCATGGACGCGCAGCTAGACGTGGCGGACATTGTGCAGCAAGCGGAGCAGCCGTGA
- a CDS encoding uncharacterized protein (EggNog:ENOG503P59B~COG:Q) has translation MSNGDKPNSGVSDTALDSPEGKIRAWLNLDRHDDGRLKAGDWMTALVPYLDVQATSAAQPHPSVTFTYTVQPDHCNRLQSLHGGAAATLFDFCTTMPLCLVNRPGFWQYLGVSRSLNVTYMRPARAGDEILIETHIVQVGKKLATLRGEMRRKKDGQLLSICEHLKVNIDPDVNL, from the exons ATGTCAAACGGTGACAAGCCCAACAGTGGCGTCTCGGACACCGCCCTCGACTCTCCAGAGGGCAAGATTCGCGCCTGGCTCAACCTCGACCgtcatgacgacggccgcctcaagGCGGGG GACTGGATGACCGCCCTCGTCCCGTACCTCGACGTCCAGGCTacctcggccgcccagccgcaCCCCTCCGTTACCTTCACCTACACCGTCCAGCCCGATCACTGCAACCGCCTCCAGAGCcttcacggcggcgccgccgccaccctcttTGATTTCTGCACCACCATGCCCCTCTGCCTCGTCAACCGCCCAGGCTTCTGGCAGTACCTCGGCGTCAGCCGCAGCCTCAACGTCACCTACATGCGGCCCGcccgtgccggcgacgagatCCTCATCGAGACGCACATTGTGCAGGTcggcaagaagctcgccacgctgcgcggcgagatGAGGCGCAAAAAGGACGGTCAGCTGCTGAGCATCTGCGAGCACCTCAAAGTTAACATCGATCCCGATGTCAACTTGTAA
- the PEX12 gene encoding ubiquitin-protein ligase peroxin 12 (EggNog:ENOG503NU4Q~TransMembrane:2 (i177-198o254-272i)~COG:O): protein MEFVTALRGTFDDSKPSLFEVLSEQQLNNLLGPTLRYLLTVATQRHPRYLLRILNSFEELYALSMLVVERHYLRTRGGSFTENFYGLKREKALKGEIPRASIAAPHLVRDTLKLSTADVWKNLAVMVGIPYLKCKLDESYEVNAPRALLGAAYTRMPDNPTLRDRFLHYYRWFLRNIYPSVNAAYYFAILAFNLAYLFDRTKYHNPLMWLIGTRLRRMTAADYQAIEALTEKPKSAARPGVRSFFSPSVLGSKALSSLSLLLPMSIFALKFLEWWHQSDFAKQLSRKATEHIDLPPPVISGLERKSALKKTTKIEGRDAEDTGAGDGEISTEEAPIATPSMLPIYVVRPPQDTSICPICQDEIVTPTACQTGVVYCYTCIHRWLEGNHDRQEKFMEERAGKWENGQGRCAVTGKRVLGGTDGLRRIMV, encoded by the coding sequence ATGGAGTTCGTCACCGCCCTTCGGGGCACCTTTGACGACAGCAAGCCGTCGCTCTTCGAGGTGCTGtccgagcagcagctcaacAACCTCCTCGGCCCGACCCTGCGCTACCTCCTCACCGTCGCGACCCAGCGGCATCCGCGCTACCTCCTGCGCATCCTCAACTCCTTCGAGGAGCTTTACGCTCTCTccatgctcgtcgtcgagcgccacTACCTGCgcacccgcggcggctccttCACAGAGAACTTCTACGGGCTCAAGCGCGAGAAGGCCCTCAAGGGCGAGATCCCCCGagccagcatcgccgccccgCATCTCGTACGCGACACCCTCAAGCTCTCCACTGCCGATGTGTGGAAGAACCTGGCCGTCATGGTCGGCATCCCCTACCTCAAGTGCAAGCTCGACGAGAGCTACGAGGTGAATGCGCCCCGAGCACTGCTGGGGGCCGCCTACACGCGCATGCCCGACAATCCGACGCTCCGCGACCGCTTCCTTCACTACTACCGCTGGTTTCTCCGCAACATATACCCGAGCGTCAACGCTGCGTACTACTTCGCCATCCTGGCCTTCAACCTGGCCTACCTCTTTGACCGCACCAAATACCACAACCCGCTTATGTGGCTCATCGGCACGAGGTTACGGAGGATGACTGCCGCCGACTACCAGGCCATTGAGGCGCTTACCGAGAAGCCCAAGTCAGCGGCCAGGCCCGGCGTCAGGTCCTTCTTCTCGCCTAGCGTGCTGGGTTCCAAGGCCCTGTCGAGCTTGTCACTGCTCCTCCCAATGAGCATCTTTGCCCTCAAGTTTTTGGAGTGGTGGCATCAGTCCGACTTTGCCAAGCAGCTGTCGCGCAAGGCTACAGAACACATCGACTTGCCGCCCCCCGTTATATCTGGACTAGAACGCAAGTCCGCGCTCAAGAAGACAACAAAGATAGAGGGCAGAGATGCCGAGGACACTggtgctggcgatggcgagatCTCGACCGAGGAGGCACCGAttgcgacgccgtcgatgctTCCCATCTACGTGGTGCGTCCGCCTCAGGACACATCAATCTGTCCAATCTGCCAGGACGAAATCGTTacgccgacggcctgccAGACAGGCGTTGTGTATTGCTACACGTGCATTCACCGCTGGCTTGAAGGAAACCACGACAGGCAGGAAAAATTCATGGAGGAGCGTGCAGGGAAATGGGAAAACGGACAAGGGCGATGCGCCGTAACGGGGAAACGTGTTCTAGGTGGGACAGACGGGCTGAGACGCATCATGGTTTGA
- a CDS encoding uncharacterized protein (COG:G~CAZy:GH16~EggNog:ENOG503NYDY~TransMembrane:1 (o593-614i)): MAYALSNSFVGESLLSSFNWFDGKDPSNGFVSYQSRANAEALGLFSVDETTGVVRLGVDSSRTYGQDQGRPSIRLESKQSFDDGLFIADFLHMPPSQCGLWPAFWTYGTDWPAGGEVDIIEGVNTAHQNIISAHTADGCKQSSSLQRMYSGSQRNEDCAVGSQNIGCGFTPSGNSSSSYGDGFNAAGGGVYAMEWDNQHIKVWHFTRNEIPDDIGRKRPSPSSWRLPDAVFGGSSCEVDKFFKQMSVVININFCGDYGNAAWGKSDQCNNFAQTCTEYVANNPKAFANAYWDVRYIDTYQKSGRDRPEPTTTITPVIASPTTAPGGFPAPGLPSSIVAGGVTIPAVPPGHVNRAKVGNFAYLGCFGSSAGFPTFVKADESPAMTLARCTSACAGKTLAGVYQSACYCAEALDAETRAVSPSEKRGGVCDHVCPGDQAEFCGGNVRGNNKKNDTGAAPVRRGRPLPRAVPDSRNLLLTVYGVVESNALPPMAPPMAPASPTITYTAVVTATEMRTVYPLRAMHTKVVHAAGCGCDDDDDDDEVPPTPTRTVTPLANTLVVRPSASCNGSSTTTRTSGDHPPVVTAGASALRDRATALVAAAAATTTMMMLALALLL; encoded by the exons ATGGCTTACGCCCTGTCTAACTCCTTCGTGGGCGAGTCGCTGCTCTCCAGCTTCAACTGgttcgacggcaaggacccGTCCAATGGCTTCGTCTCGTACCAAAGCAGGGCCAATGCCGAGGCGCTCGGTCTGTTTTccgtcgacgagacgacgggcgTGGTGAGGCTCGGGGTCGATTCCTCTCGCACATATGGCCAGGACCAGGGACGGCCGAGTATCCGCCTCGAGAGCAAGCAGTCCTTTGATGACGGGCTCTTCATCGCCGACTTTCTGCACATGCCGCCGTCACAATGCGGCCTCTGGCCAGCCT TTTGGACGTACGGCACCGACtggcccgcgggcggcgaggtggacatcatcgagggcgtcaacACGGCGCATCAGAACATCATCTCGGCGCACACGGCCGACGGATGCAAGCAGAGCTCATCGCTGCAGCGCATGTACTCGGGCTCGCAGCGCAACGAGGACTGCGCCGTGGGCAGCCAGAACATTGGCTGCGGCTTCACGCCCTCGGGCaacagctcgtcgtcgtacggCGACGGGTTcaacgcggcgggcggcggcgtgtacgCCATGGAGTGGGACAACCAGCACATCAAGGTTTGGCACTTCACCCGCAACGAGATCCCCGACGATATTGGCCGGAAGCGCCCGAGTCCGAGCAGCTGGAGGCTGCCAGAcgccgtctttggcggcTCGAGCTGCGAGGTGGACAAGTTCTTCAAGCAGATGAgcgtcgtcatcaacatT AACTTCTGCGGCGACTACGGCAACGCAGCCTGGGGCAAGTCGGACCAGTGCAACAACTTTGCACAGACGTGCACCGAATATGTCGCCAACAACCCCAAGGCCTTTGCCAACGCCTACTGGGACGTGCGCTACATCGACACGTACCAGAAGTCGGGCCGGGACCGGCCCGAGCCGACGACAACCATCACGCCCGTCatcgcctcgccgacgacggcgccgggcggcttCCCCGCGCCCGGACTGCCTtcgtccatcgtcgccggcggcgtcaccatccccgcggtgccgccgggccaCGTCAACCGCGCCAAGGTCGGCAACTTTGCGTACCTGGGCTGCTTCGGCTCGAGCGCGGGCTTCCCGACGTTTgtcaaggccgacgagagTCCCGCCATGACGCTCGCGCGGTGCACCAGCGCGTGCGCGGGCAAgacgctcgccggcgtgTACCAGAGCGCGTGCTActgcgccgaggcgctcgatgCCGAGACGCGCGCCGTGAGCCCCAGCGAGAAGCGTGGCGGCGTGTGCGACCATGTGTGCCCCGGCGACCAAGCCGAGTTTTGCGGCGGCAACGTCCGCGGGAACAACAAGAAGAACGACACCGGCGCGGCCCCCGTTCGGCGCGGGAGGCCGCTCCCCCGCGCCGTCCCGGACAGCCGCAACCTCCTGCTGACCGTCTACGGTGTCGTCGAAAGCAACGCCCTGCccccgatggcgccgcccatggcgcccgcctccccaaCCATCACGtacaccgccgtcgtcaccgccaccgaGATGCGCACCGTCTACCCCCTACGGGCCATGCACACAAAggtcgtccacgccgccggctgcggatgcgacgatgacgacgacgacgacgaggtgcccCCCACGCCGACCCGGACGGTCACCCCCTTGGCCAACACCTTGGTCGTCCGCCCATCGGCCAGctgcaacggcagcagcacgacgacgcgcacGAGCGGCGAccacccgcccgtcgtcacggCCGGCGCATCCGCCCTGCGTGATCGCGCGACGGCCCtcgtggctgcggcggcggcaacgacgactatgatgatgctggcgctggcgctgcttTTGTAA
- a CDS encoding uncharacterized protein (COG:S~EggNog:ENOG503NY4K), which yields MSVLTWLGLRRSDRFDSPTLLDHLLSSPLTYLVSRFYHLALFLRGTPFYPPRGRAPIRVVCISDTHDQVVKIPAGDILIHAGDLTNDGSAFSIQKQLDWLKAQPHRVKVVIAGNHDSFFDPEARSDDDVRAGATLDLDGLVYLQGELTVQEIKGRSIAIFGAPDILECGPKNFAFQYTPDCKPWLSKVPLQTDILVTHGPPKHHRDLDLGCPDLLREVWRVRPRLHVFGHTHCAYGKEAAYFDDLQLAYEHLLARPRRGLLGDLIPSGTWVDAAKVVFHGIHSVLWKWLMGGPRSNQGSLMVNAAQMYKNSGHARSRAIVVDI from the exons ATGAGCGTCCTCACCTGGCTCGGCCTCCGCCGCAGCGACCGCTTCGACAGCCCGACGCTGCTCGACCACCTGCTCTCATCGCCCCTAACGTATCTCGTGTCGCGCTTCTACCACCTCGCGCTCTTCCTGCGCGGCACGCCCTTCTACCCGCCCCGCGGCCGTGCGCCCATCCGCGTCGTCTGCATCTCCGACACCCACGATCAGGTGGTCAAGATCCCCGCTGGCGACATCCTCAtccacgccggcgacctGACCAACGACGGCTCCGCCTTCTCCATACAGAAACAGCTCGACTGGCTCAAGGCCCAACCTCATCGCGTCAAGGTCGTCATCGCAGGCAACCACGATAGCTTCTTTGACCCCGAGGCCCGTTCCGACGATGATGTGCGCGCCGGGGCCActctcgacctcgacggcctggtgTACCTCCAGGGCGAGCTGACGGTGCAGGAAATCAAGGGCCGGAGCATTGCCATTTTTGGCGCGCCCGACATTCTTGAGTGTGGTCCCAAGAACTTTGC GTTTCAGTACACGCCAGATTGTAAGCCCTGGCTTAGCAAGGTGCCGCTCCAGACCGACATACTCGTCACCCACGGACCTCCG AAACACCATCGTGATCTCGACCTTGGCTGTCCGGATCTTCTCCGCGAAGTCTGGCGCGTCCGGCCGCGCCTGCACGTCTTCGGACACACGCACTGCGCCTACGGCAAGGAGGCGGCCTATTTCGACGACTTGCAGCTCGCCTACGAGCACCTTCTTGCCCGTCCCCGTCGTGGCCTGCTCGGTGACCTCATCCCCAGCGGGACGTGGGTCGACGCTGCAAAGGTCGTCTTCCACGGCATCCACAGCGTCCTATGGAAGTGGCTCATGGGCGGACCGCGGAGCAACCAGGGCAGCCTCATGGTCAATGCAGCGCAAATGTACAAGAACTCGGGCCACGCGCGGAGCAGGGCCATTGTAGTCGATATTTGA
- a CDS encoding uncharacterized protein (EggNog:ENOG503NW0E~TransMembrane:8 (i200-218o224-240i297-321o333-359i380-401o516-539i563-587o602-621i)~COG:D), producing the protein MSSLRGLYGSKGDTAGQDNLGVDYVICYKVPPKERAEAEAGFVQVVEALTRVGLAVEVRGGGDADSLLLFVKAASPDLLARHVYRSRLQDWLGGARTSGPESDVSRSLRQDPVTEAERLRIVYQIITRPQNEGGAGISDSASSGPSKHVAAVFPLHDQAFNKAWIQRWSKKYTIDQSDIDEIRDKFGEDVAFYFAFLRSYFRWLVFPSAFGFACWLILGQFSFVYTLGIGLWSVVFLEYWKKKEVDLAVQWGVRGVSAIQQHRPEFKWDFETEDAITGEPKKVYSHTKRLQTQLLQVPFALSCVVVLGGLVVICNSLEIFINEVYDGPFKQYLAFLPTVLLVVFTPTFSAVLMGAANVLTDKENYETTDSYHAALVQKQFVLNFMTSYMALFFTAFVYIPFGDILLPLLEFWRTTAQVVTFSDKAPPTQKFQVNPQRISSQMFYFTVTAQIVNFATEVVVPYVTHKATTKAKELQGKKAPAHDPSEEVDFLKRVRDECELEAYDVTGDYREMVMQYGYLSLFSVAWPLAACCFLVNNWVELRSDALKIAISCKRPIPWRSDSIGPWLTAIGFLSWLGSITSSAIVYLCSGSRNGARGTTSQFTAWGVLLSILLAEHFYLAVQQAVRYVMGKVESPGLQRERKERYLMKKKLLQENLGEDAEEKASPPGIETTEKITRATLEEEARQASVRGQGTAEEMFWQRQRGMQETILVGRKLISLGASETGNKLDDPAPSPRA; encoded by the exons ATGTCGAGCCTGCGGGGCTTGTACGGCAGCAAGGGCGACACCGCCGGCCAGGATAATCTGGG CGTCGACTATGTAATATGCTACAAGGTTCCTCCCAAAG AACgagccgaggccgaggccggcttcgtgcaggtcgtcgaggccctcacccgcgtcggcctcgccgtcgaggtccgcggcggcggcgacgccgactccctcctcctcttcgtcaaggccgcctccccggacctgctcgcccgccacgtcTACCGCTCCCGCCTGCAGGActggctcggcggcgcccgcacCTCGGGCCCCGAGTCCGACGTCTCCCGCTCCCTCCGCCAAGACCCCgtcaccgaggccgagcgcctGCGCATCGTCTACCAGATCATCACTCGGCCCCAGAACGAGGGTGGCGCCGGCATCAGCgactcggcctcgtcgggcccCTCCAagcatgtcgccgccgttttCCCCCTCCATGATCAGGCCTTCAACAAGGCCTGGATACAAAGGTGGAGCAAAAAGTACACAATCGACCAATCCGACATTGACGAGATTCGTGACAAGTTTGGTGAGGACGTCGCTTTCTACTTTGCCTTTTTAAGGAGCTATTTCCGCTGGCTCGTATTTCCGTCTGCCTTTGGCTTCGCCTGCTGGCTGATCCTGGGCCAATTCTCCTTCGTCTACACCCTCGGCATTGGTCTGTGGTCCGTCGTCTTTCTCGAGTATtggaagaagaaagaagtCGACCTCGCTGTCCAGTGGGGCGTTCGTGGCGTGTCCGCGatccagcagcaccgccccGAGTTCAAATGGGATTTTGAGACGGAAGACGCCATCACGGGTGAACCGAAAAAGGTCTACTCGCATACCAAGCGCCTGCAGACGCAGCTGCTCCAGGTTCCGTTTGCTCTATCCTGTGTTGTCGTGCTGGGTGGGCTTGTCGTCATCTGCAACTCGCTCGAGATCTTCATCAATGAAGTCTACGATGGGCCCTTCAAGCAATATTTAGCCTTTTTGCCCACGGTCCTCCTGGTTGTGTTCACGCCAACCTTCTCCGCTGTCCTCATGGGGGCAGCCAATGTCTTGACTGACAAGGAAAATTACGAGACCACGGACT CCTATCATGCGGCCCTGGTTCAGAAGCAGTTTGTGCTGAACTTCATGACCTCGTACATGGCCTTGTTCTTTACCGCCTTTGTATACATCCCGTTTGGCGATatcctgctgccgctcctcgAGTTCTGGCGGACAACAGCGCAAGTGGTCACTTTCAGCGACAAAGCCCCGCCGACTCAGAAGTTCCAAGTCAACCCGCAACGAATAAGCAGCCAGATGTTCTACTTCACTGTCACAGCGCAGATTGTCAATTTTGCCACCGAAGTAGTCGTTCCATACGTCACGCACAAGGCTaccaccaaggccaaggagctgcaGGGCAAGAAAGCCCCCGCCCATGATCCGTCTGAAGAGGTAGACTTTCTGAAGCGAGTGCGCGACGAGTGTGAGCTAGAGGCGTACGACGTGACGGGGGACTACAGGGAGATGGTAATGCAGTATG GCTACCTGTCGCTCTTTTCGGTTGCCTGGCCGTTGGCTGCGTGCTGTTTCCTCGTCAACAACTGGGTTGAATTGCGGTCAGATGCGCTGAAGATAGCCATCAGCTGCAAGCGGCCGATTCCATGGCGATCCGACTCCATTGGCCCCTGGCTCACTGCCATCGGGTTTCTGTCCTGGCTTGGCAGCATCACGAGCTCCGCTATTGTGTATTTGTGCAGCGGATCACGGAACGGAGCCAGGGGAACGACGTCGCAATTCACAGCTTGGGGCGTGCTCCTCAGCATCTTGTTGGCGGAGCATTTCTACCTCGCCGTACAGCAAGCCGTCCGATACGTCATGGGCAAGGTCGAAAGTCCTGGCCTTCAGCGCGAGCGCAAGGAGAGATACCTGATGAAAAAGAAGCTCCTCCAGGAGAACCTGGGCGAGGATGCAGAGGAGAAGGCGTCTCCTCCGGGGATCGAGACGACGGAAAAGATCACGAGAGCGAccctcgaggaagaagctCGCCAGGCATCCGTGCGCGGGCAAGGGACAGCAGAAGAGAT GTTCTGGCAACGCCAAAGAGGCATGCAGGAAACAATATTGGTCGGCCGCAAGCTGATTTCACTG GGGGCGTCTGAAACCGGCAACAAGCTGGACGATCCGGCACCGAGCCCTAGGGCTTGA